In Paraburkholderia bryophila, a single genomic region encodes these proteins:
- a CDS encoding recombination directionality factor, translating into MLKGLAITPPVVGRISIGRVVEKNGKRIPERDDAFTITTQVQQRGGEWMLHPLNESLRKATTGKLRAIPVRLLFNDPDLNLRAEYSCFDRETGRPVCVGNGETCRRAGHEGIEELPCPTPDGCAFGQGGACKPYGRLNVLIGDEDEMGSFCFRTTSFNSIRTLAARLHYFAAVSGNVLACLPLELKLRGKSTTQSYRSAIYYVDLCVRTGGTLETSITEARELDARRKAAGFDQVALDTAARAGFANGAFEDSIEERAAVAEEFFPAEPGDGSGHDADPGDRRGNDSDTTRATATSSLQNRLDQRAALLGGKAA; encoded by the coding sequence ATGCTAAAAGGACTCGCGATTACTCCGCCCGTGGTCGGGCGAATCTCGATCGGTCGTGTGGTCGAGAAGAACGGGAAGCGCATTCCCGAGCGGGACGACGCTTTTACTATCACAACGCAGGTACAGCAGCGCGGCGGTGAATGGATGTTGCACCCGCTCAACGAATCGCTTCGCAAGGCCACCACAGGCAAGCTGCGCGCGATCCCCGTGCGCCTTCTGTTCAACGACCCCGACCTGAACCTTCGCGCCGAATACTCGTGTTTCGATCGGGAAACCGGGCGGCCGGTGTGCGTCGGTAACGGTGAGACCTGCCGCCGCGCTGGTCACGAAGGTATTGAGGAACTGCCGTGTCCGACGCCAGACGGCTGCGCCTTCGGTCAAGGCGGAGCCTGCAAGCCCTACGGCCGACTCAATGTGCTGATCGGCGATGAGGACGAGATGGGTAGCTTCTGCTTCAGAACCACGAGTTTCAATTCGATCAGGACGCTCGCCGCGCGTCTGCATTACTTCGCGGCAGTATCGGGCAACGTGCTGGCGTGCCTCCCACTGGAACTGAAACTTCGTGGCAAGTCCACCACGCAGAGCTATCGTTCCGCGATCTACTACGTCGATCTTTGCGTGCGGACCGGAGGCACGCTTGAAACCTCGATCACGGAGGCGCGTGAACTGGATGCTCGGCGCAAGGCGGCTGGGTTCGATCAGGTGGCGCTCGATACCGCTGCGCGTGCCGGGTTCGCCAACGGCGCATTCGAGGACAGTATCGAGGAGCGCGCCGCCGTTGCCGAAGAGTTTTTTCCGGCGGAACCGGGTGACGGCAGTGGTCATGACGCAGATCCCGGCGATCGTCGCGGTAACGATAGCGACACTACGCGCGCAACCGCCACATCCAGCCTGCAAAACCGGCTCGACCAGCGAGCCGCGTTGCTCGGCGGGAAAGCGGCATGA
- a CDS encoding helix-turn-helix domain-containing protein, with the protein MAQVDQEQLAVVVGRAIAKHRVASGFTQEQVAEALGIGNEAVSRMERGIVMPTVARLVDLADLFECNAADLLTEASSRTSDQARHVAQLLGKLGGSDRTMVVEIVERLAGRLAKR; encoded by the coding sequence ATGGCTCAAGTCGATCAGGAACAGCTCGCCGTGGTAGTTGGCCGGGCGATCGCGAAACATCGCGTGGCAAGCGGCTTTACACAGGAACAAGTGGCCGAGGCGCTGGGAATCGGCAATGAGGCGGTTTCGCGTATGGAACGGGGGATCGTGATGCCAACCGTGGCGAGACTGGTGGATCTCGCCGATCTGTTCGAATGCAACGCGGCAGATCTGCTGACCGAAGCCAGCAGCCGCACCAGCGATCAGGCGAGGCACGTCGCTCAGCTTCTGGGGAAGCTTGGCGGGAGCGACCGGACGATGGTGGTCGAGATCGTGGAGCGGCTGGCCGGACGACTCGCGAAGCGCTGA